The Aptenodytes patagonicus unplaced genomic scaffold, bAptPat1.pri.cur scaffold_74, whole genome shotgun sequence genome has a window encoding:
- the LOC143173417 gene encoding LOW QUALITY PROTEIN: molybdate-anion transporter-like (The sequence of the model RefSeq protein was modified relative to this genomic sequence to represent the inferred CDS: inserted 2 bases in 2 codons), giving the protein MRTAPPATGVAVRAMESVCKDPVQWGAQHRVQHQGPVPVPAPQPGGDPAGGQVPARLPGRRQRGGGALLFSAFEVWYVHGHVERYDFPTEWIDVTFSRAAFWTNIIAVGAXGAANFFTKGLGLGLVAPFTVSIPLLVLLGVFAMKNWDENYGKKRAFSKTCGDGLKCLLSDRPVLLLGTIQALFESVIYIFVFLWTPILDPQGAPLGIVFCGFMAASTLGSSLYRLTISRRYHLQPVHLLSLAVLLVFFSLFMLTFSTNPSQESPAESFLAFLLIELSCGLYFPAMGFLRWKVVPERDRLGVMNWFRLPLNLLACLGLLVLHDSDRQMGTRSMFGVCAAIALLALLAVGRLFALSRHDASXLPAPLGQDDAADAVPEL; this is encoded by the exons CCCAGCACCGAGTGCAGCATCAAGGTCCTGTGCCGGTTCCGGCCCCTCAACCAGGCGGAGATCCTGCGGGGGGACAAGTTCCTGCCCGTCTTCCAGGGCGACGACAGCGTGGTGGTGGGG CATTGCTCTTCTCTGCCTTCGAGGTGTGGTACGTCCACGGGCACGTGGAGCGGTACGATTTTCCAACCGAGTGGATCGACGTCACCTTTTCCCGAGCGGCTTTTTGGACCAACATCATCGCCgtggggg ggggagcagccaaTTTCTTCACCAAGGGGTTGGGGTTGGGCCTGGTGGCCCCGTTCACGGTCTCCATCCCCCTCCTGGTGCTGTTGGGGGTCTTTGCCATGAAAAATTGGGATGAAAACTACGGAAAGAAACGAGCTTTCTCCAAAACCTGCGGCGACGGTTTGAAGTGCCTCCTCTCCGACCGGCCCGTCCTTCTCCTGGGCACCATCCAGGCTCTGTTTGAAAGCGTCATCTACATCTTCGTCTTCCTCTGGACCCCCATCTTGGATCCCCAGGGCGCTCCCTTGGGCATCGTCTTCTGTGGCTTCATGGCCGCCAGCACGCTGGGCTCCTCACTCTACCGCCTGACCATCTCCAGGAGGTACCACCTCCAGCCCGTCCACCTCCTCTCCCTCGCTGTCCTCCTggtcttcttctccctcttcatGCTCACCTTCTCCACCAACCCCAGCCAGGAGAGCCCCGCCGAGTCCTTCCTCGCCTTCCTCCTCATCGAACTCTCCTGCGGGCTTTACTTCCCGGCCATGGGTTTCCTCCGATGGAAAGTGGTGCCGGAGAGGGATCGCCTGGGGGTGATGAACTGGTTTCGCCTCCCCCTGAACTTACTGGCCTGTCTGGGTTTACTGGTTCTCCACGACAGTGACCGTCAGATGGGCACCAGGAGCATGTTCGGTGTCTGCGCAGCCATCGCACTGCTGGCGCTGCTGGCCGTCGGCCGCCTCTTCGCCCTCAGTCGCCACGACGCCT GCTTGCCCGCGCCGCTGGGACAGGACGACGCTGCCGACGCCGTGCCCGAGCTGTGA